The following proteins come from a genomic window of Streptomyces sp. NBC_00539:
- a CDS encoding type II toxin-antitoxin system PemK/MazF family toxin, whose protein sequence is MQRGEVWWVQFDERRLVVLLSGDDASGFQVMQVVAPAGFDISGLGIEVTVGAGEGLPLEGVVRLAFPRPGFTPCTWLTTVSRDDLVERAAVLSSRKLSEIDDAIRLAEQAQEQTAATTAKLSEIRDALRRGELG, encoded by the coding sequence GTGCAACGTGGCGAAGTCTGGTGGGTCCAGTTCGACGAGCGGAGGTTGGTCGTACTGCTGTCAGGAGACGACGCGTCCGGGTTCCAGGTGATGCAGGTCGTCGCTCCGGCGGGCTTCGACATCAGCGGTCTGGGCATCGAAGTGACGGTCGGCGCCGGTGAAGGGCTGCCGCTCGAAGGCGTGGTGCGGCTCGCGTTCCCGCGTCCAGGCTTCACCCCGTGCACGTGGCTGACCACCGTGTCCCGGGACGACCTGGTAGAGCGGGCGGCCGTCCTGTCTTCCAGGAAGCTCAGCGAGATCGACGATGCCATCCGACTCGCTGAACAAGCACAGGAGCAGACCGCGGCAACGACCGCGAAGCTCAGCGAGATAAGGGAC
- a CDS encoding IS701 family transposase has protein sequence MGDYVVGHLHDGEAVLVVDEMGDVKKGTDTVGVQRQYTGTAGRIENAQVAVYLVYASRRGYAAVDRKLYVPRSWTSDPDRCRAAGLGDNTKFATKPELAARMVTRCLDAGHRAAWVAGDEVYGGNPRLRTALEERGTGYVLAVACSHEATTGAAPGGFAPTCWPGGCPRGPGRSCPQGPEPRATASMTGPSSTSPIPRPGSRQLLIRRNRSTGERAYYRCYSPAAVPLTTLVCVAGSRWRVEEFFQSGEGLAALDEHQVRRYPSWSRWVALAMLAHAFLVVLCANEHEGHCSPDELIPLTCDEIQRLFITLVNRTVFDPVHRLRWSLWRRRHQARSQTSHYRRQAAQA, from the coding sequence GTGGGTGACTACGTGGTGGGGCATCTGCACGACGGCGAGGCGGTGCTGGTGGTCGACGAGATGGGTGACGTGAAGAAAGGCACCGACACCGTTGGAGTCCAGCGGCAGTACACCGGCACCGCGGGCAGGATCGAGAACGCCCAGGTCGCCGTCTACCTGGTCTACGCCAGCCGCCGCGGGTACGCCGCAGTGGACCGGAAACTCTATGTTCCTCGTTCCTGGACCTCCGATCCCGACCGCTGCCGGGCCGCCGGCCTCGGTGACAACACAAAGTTCGCGACCAAGCCGGAGCTGGCCGCTCGCATGGTCACCCGATGCCTCGACGCCGGCCATCGGGCCGCCTGGGTCGCGGGAGACGAGGTCTACGGCGGCAACCCGAGGCTGCGCACCGCGCTGGAGGAACGGGGCACCGGCTACGTCCTCGCGGTGGCCTGCTCGCACGAAGCCACCACAGGCGCCGCGCCGGGAGGTTTCGCGCCGACATGTTGGCCAGGAGGGTGCCCAAGAGGGCCTGGCAGAAGCTGTCCGCAGGGGCCGGAGCCAAGGGCCACCGCTTCTATGACTGGGCCGTCATCGACCTCGCCGATCCCCCGGCCCGGGAGCCGGCAGCTGCTGATCCGCCGCAACCGCAGCACCGGCGAACGTGCCTACTACCGCTGCTACTCGCCTGCCGCAGTGCCGCTGACCACCCTGGTGTGCGTCGCTGGATCAAGGTGGCGGGTCGAGGAGTTTTTCCAGTCCGGCGAGGGCCTGGCGGCCCTGGACGAGCACCAGGTCCGCCGCTACCCGTCCTGGTCCCGCTGGGTCGCCCTGGCCATGCTCGCGCATGCCTTCCTCGTCGTCCTCTGTGCGAACGAACACGAGGGTCATTGCTCGCCCGACGAGCTGATACCGCTCACTTGTGACGAGATCCAACGACTGTTCATCACGCTTGTCAACCGGACCGTCTTTGACCCTGTCCACCGACTTCGCTGGTCCCTCTGGCGACGCCGCCACCAGGCTCGATCCCAGACCAGCCACTACCGGCGTCAAGCCGCTCAAGCATGA
- a CDS encoding IS5 family transposase (programmed frameshift), producing MADLIERLVPAELWVLFRRVVPPTEVIRPQGGGRRRAGDREALAAIVFVATSGCTWRQLPPVFGPSWQTVYRRFAQWSRARVWARLHRVILDELGARGELDWSRCAIDSVSLRAAKGGHLTGPNPTDRGKLGSKIHLITDRNGLPLSLGISGANMHDSLGLEPLVRGIPPIRSRRGPRRRRPGKLHADKGYDYDHLRRWLRKRGIRHRIARKGIESSKRLGRHRWVVERTVSWLAGCRRLHRRYERKAEHFLAFAGIAAALICHRRLTKWNDVLVPQP from the exons CCTCCGACAGAGGTGATACGTCCGCAGGGCGGCGGCCGGCGCCGGGCGGGTGACCGCGAGGCCCTGGCCGCGATCGTCTTCGTGGCGACCTCGGGCTGCACGTGGCGGCAACTGCCGCCGGTGTTCGGGCCGAGCTGGCAGACGGTCTACCGACGCTTCGCCCAATGGAGCCGGGCCCGGGTCTGGGCCCGGCTCCACCGCGTCATACTCGACGAACTCGGCGCCCGCGGGGAACTGGACTGGTCCCGGTGTGCGATCGACTCCGTCAGCCTCCGGGCGGCAAAAGGGGGCCACT TGACAGGACCGAATCCGACCGACCGAGGCAAGTTGGGATCGAAGATCCACCTGATCACCGACCGGAACGGACTGCCTCTCTCGCTGGGCATCTCCGGCGCGAACATGCACGACAGCCTGGGCCTTGAACCGCTCGTGCGCGGGATCCCGCCGATCCGGTCCCGGCGAGGACCGCGTCGACGCCGACCCGGCAAGCTCCACGCAGATAAGGGCTACGACTACGACCACCTGCGGCGATGGCTCCGCAAACGCGGCATCCGCCACCGCATCGCTCGCAAGGGCATCGAGTCCTCAAAGCGGCTCGGCCGCCACCGCTGGGTCGTCGAGAGGACCGTGTCCTGGCTCGCCGGCTGCCGCCGACTCCACCGCCGCTACGAACGCAAGGCAGAACACTTCCTCGCCTTCGCTGGCATAGCAGCCGCCCTCATCTGCCACCGCCGCCTCACCAAATGGAACGACGTCTTAGTACCACAGCCGTAG